TTCCCTCCCGGCCGGCCCGGGCGCCCAGCGGCGATGGGGGCGCTGCTGGCGCTCTGGCTTCTCCTGGGCTGGCTGCGCTGGAGCCCGGCGGGCGCCCAGCAGTCGGGAGAGTACTGCCACGGCTGGGTGGACGTGCAGGGCAACTACCACGAGGGCTTCCAGTGCCCGGAGGACTTCGACACGCTGGACGCCACCATCTGCTGCGGCTCCTGCGCGCTGCGCTACTGCTGCGCCGCGGCCGACGCCAggctggagcagggaagctgcACCAACGACCGCGGCGAGCTGGAGCACCCCGGCATCACCGCACGTAAGTGCGGGCCCTCGGCCCCCGCCCGGCGTCTGCGCTTGGTGGGGCGGCCAGGTGGGGGCATCGAGGCGGAGCGGGTGGTCGCATTTCGGGTCAGGCGCCCTAATTCGCTTGCACTCCCGATTCCCGCCACACGCGGTCTCCGCGGGTCAGCCCCAGGAAAGTTTGCAGGGCTTGCACCGGAGGCCCTGGGCGAGACAGCTGGAGCTCGCGGGAGCGCGGGAGGTGAGGAGAAGAGCTACGGGGGCAGCGTCAGGTCGGGTTGCGGTTTTCCGGGGCGGTGGGGGCGCCCCATGGTGCGTCCTGGTCACTCCAGGAGTTTCGGGGATTGCCGGCGGCCAGAGACCGCAACTCTTGGGGAGCGCTCATCTGCAGCCCCGCAGGGCCCAGGAACTTGAGCCACGTTCACCGCTCCCCCCCTTTTTGGTGGATCTTTGGTAGCGTTCCTAAGCCTCTGCCTCGTTCTCCCcacttcctttcatttctctgcaTCGAATTACCCTCTCCGGCCCACCCCCATTGTCACGCCTTTCAGAAATGCCCAGGTCCTCTAGGTGGAGATTCAGAAACCAGGGTCGCAGGGGCTGCCCGCCCCCTATTCTCGTGTCGGAAAACACGGGTCAAATTTCCGCTCACTTCAGAGCGGAGTaaatcatgaccccagcagaggaactttacacctaaaaaaaaaaaagaaaggaagaaagaaaagaaaaagctttccaCCTGAATGGGAACGTCAGGGAAACCGGTTAGAGCTCGAGGCGATGGTTTTACCGCCGGGACCCGGGGGAGCGGGCGGAGCTAAGAGCGGGTGACACCCCAGAACTCCACAGCGGAGGTGTGAAGCGGGCAAAAGAAGGTCGCGGGAAAGAAAATTATTGGTGCCCAGAGCACCCCCTCTGCCCCAGAGCCACTCGCCAATAGAGTAATAACCCGGAGGAAAGGGGAGCCTGCTCTGCCTTAGAGCTCCATTACACTCTCAAGGAATTTAACTTCGAGCGTCAAAACTCCCAATCTGGGGGATTGGCGAAGTGGTTTCTGGAGAAAAGATGCTCAGGGGAAAGCAGGGAACTCTAGGCGGTCCTCTACAAAAAGATACAGACGCTTTCCCCTGGCTTACTCCACTCACCCTGGGGGACCCGGTTGCTCTGCAGAGTGTAAGGGTCGATGCGCAGTCTGCAGCGGGTATTCCTTCCTGGGCCTCCCCGAATCCGGTTtgttgcggggggcggggggggagggcagcaggagagggggccGGCCCCGCACTCACTGAGGCGGGATCAGCCGAACTCTGAGGGACCTTGGCTTGTGGCTCTGCCCCTTGCCAGCTGTgtaacttgggcaagttacttaactgctcTGGGCCCCATCTCAACTCTAAAATGGGCATATTGTTCTGAGGAGTTGGATTGTGGATTGAGTGAGAGTGTAtgaatgcttagcacagtgcccccAAGTAAGTGGTTAGTCGCTTTCCCCTCGCCTTCTACTACTAAACATGGCAGAGCGGATGGGAGACTGAAGAGCTTACACCCAGGAACCTACAGAACCTCCGGGTTGATAGTTACCTGTCAATCACTGCTTGTGTGTCTTTGGGAGGGTCAAAAACAAGTATGTTTCCACATCTGGAAAACAGAGCTGACCATGTCCACCTTACAAGAGTCTCCACAGGACTTGAGTcagataataaataagaaagagcCAGGCACAATTTCCGATGCAGTCAAGACACAGTTAATTGAGGCCCACTATGGCTTTCTTTATACCATTCTTTCCTTAGTCTTATAATGGGGGTCTCCCTTACAGGCCCggttctctttgcttagattGGAGATTCTTGGACGGGAGAAGAATTTTCAGCATCGGGGATGGGTCAGAGCCCTAAGTGCCCCACCGTGATAAAACTACCCAAAACCTGGATTTAAATCCGGAGTCAAGGTGACCAAACAActcacccttcccctcccttcagtGCTTGAACAGGAGGGTAGGTTCTGTTCCTTCTGATTTCCAGATGTGCAATATAATGGCTAATTGCTAACAGAGGCTCCAGGATGTTTGCTTCCTTCCCCTGCTAGGAGCAAGAATATTCAGTCATCTCAGTTCGCACTTCAGAGATTACCAGTAATAAGCTCCGAGAGCCTGGGCTGACAAGGGTGGTCCTACTGGGCCGCTTACCTCCCACCGGGAGCTGCCTGGAGTTTGGGAGACTCTTGTCCAAACACCTGTGTCTGTCTGTTTTTACCTTTTAGAGCCCGTCTATGTTCCCTTCCTCATCGTTGGCTCCATCTTCATTGCCTTCATCATCCTGGGCTCCTTAGTGGCTATTTATTGCTGCACCTGCTTGAGACCCAAGGAGCCCTCACAGCAGCCAATCCGCTTCTCACTCCGCAGCTACCAGACAGAGACCCTGCCCATGATCTTGACTTCCACGAGCCTCAGGGCACCTTCCAGGCAGTCCAGCACGGCCACCAGCTCCAGCTCCACTGGGGGCTCCATCCGCAGATTCTCCTTTGCCAGagcagagccaggctgcctggtgcCCTCACCGCCCCCACCTTACACCACAGGCCACCCAATCCACCTGACGCAGCCATCCGGTTTCCTGGTGTCACCCCAATACTTCGCTTACCCACTCCAGCAGGAGCCCCCGCTGCCTGGGAAGAGTTGTCCGGACTTCAGTTCCAGTTGACAAGCCACAGCGATAGTACACCTGGAAGACAGGTGGAGGGCTGTCGCCATTGCCCCAAGGACTTCCGGGGGAATTTGCCTTGAACCCCGCAATGTCCTGGAGGAATGTGCTAGGAAAACACAGCGCCTTCTTAGTCCTACGCTTCCTGGCTCCAATCACAGGATGGGTGTGTTACAGAATTGCTTTCTGGCTTTGAAAACATGGTGATTATTACATTTCAGTTTATGCTACTTTTATTCCAAATACGCAGCAGTTCGACTTTTAAAGTTGCAAATTGGCTGAAGATGTGTAATTGGACAGCTCAGCTATACTGTTGAGAAAAGGCCCACGTGTTCTTTTTTCATTCTAAGTTGTTCAGTGAGTCATAATACAAATCTGTACCTcaacaagcaaaggaaaacacCTGGATGGTAATTATTgaaggttctttttaaaaaaattaacaactcagcAACCTGAGGGGACAGTTGAACAACCTATTTATGATTCGGGGAGGAACCTAACAATGAATAACATCAGCATTGTGAGAacagttactttttaaattaataactaaattttgtttaaaatataagctTTTTCAGAATACAAGATTTCAATAACCACATGAGGAGTTTaaggttttaaatatttacacaGATATTCATTGTAACACAGATCTTACGTAAAAgcatttcccccacccacctgagGGAATATTTATTGCAGACTTTTTGTTCAGCAACATTTAGTGTTTAAAGAAAGTTGGACAGTTGAGTCTTAAAacctttatttgtaaaatgagttatGATGTACAAATGTAAAGATTTGTAACTTAATGTATTTACCACATTGACGGTACTAATTATTTAGTAGTCACACTGAAATTTTTTATGTAATAACTATGGAGTTCAGAGTCCAGCTCTTGGTTACAATTACccaatattacatatattaagtGCCACTGAATTCCACGTCTGAGGATTACACATTTGGGCATATATCCTGCTGggttagaataaataaaatgtttttgtgatGCCCATTTGAAATTTTAGATCAACGCGcttcattttatcttcttaatGATACTCTGCTattcaataaaaggaaatgtcttTACTTATCACTTCatagtttgaaattaaaaaaaaatcttacattgaTTTTCAATTGCATTAAAAAGCTCTTTTTGCAGTAGGGCTTGTGAAAAGCAGCGAAGGATGTGAATTTTTATAGATTGAAAAGTCGGGACATTTCTCATAAGaatctggatttctggcttcttgGGACACTGGGAAGATGCGGCACGGAGGCGCGTGTACTGCCATGGGATCAGGCCAGCCATTTTCAGACCAGGCGCTTGCCATTTATCAGCCTCCTGCCCGGtctccccagcctggccccatTCACTCCATTTTGTAACATACCTGGCCCCTGTGGGTGTCGTTTGGGAACCCAGGTTTATATGAATTCGTGCTACCATATGTCACCCTCAAtagctcttttcattttgtagtttttagaaaatacaatacacttttacttattttttaagtaagctctaagcccaacgtggggcttgaattcaggaccctgagatcaagagtcacatgctctaccaactgagccagccaggtgtccctcagtAGTCCTTTTAAACTAGGGCTACTTAGAGGTAGAGTTCTGATCTGAGGGACTTGCCATGTGGCCTTGCCACTTTGCTTTCCAGCTGAGGAAGCAAGTTCAAAGATACTGTGCCTCTGCCCAGTCTGAGGGCAGAGGAGCCGTGACTTCTAGTGCCCTGCTTTCTCCCATGACTAAAATGGTGACCTCAGCTATCCCATACTCACCAAGACAACACATGAAagcaagaaagggagggagggagggaggaaagaagggaaagaggaaaggcttCCCAGTAAAAGGACACACATTTGTGAGCATGCTCCGGAGCACATGCCTATGTCATTAGATTGGTTTTATTCATGTCTGTTACATACtgctcctttgatttttttttaaagattttatttatttatttaattgacagagagagggagagacagcgagagagggaacacaagcagggggagtgggagagggagaagcaggcctcccgccaagcagggagcccgatgtggggctcgatcccaggaccctgggatcatgacctgagccgaaggcagtcgcctaaccaactgagccacccaggtgcccctcctttgatatttttaaagttaacctCTACTGGGCTCTTATGAGCCAAAAGCTAttctaaatacatatttttaaagatttatttatttattttagagagtgagagaacatggtggggagggacagaggaagagggagagtcttaagcagactctgtgggGCTGAGCTcagaggctgacatggggctcgatttcaagaccccgagaccatgacctgagctgaaaacaagagttggatgcttaactgactgcgtcacccaggcgtccaaaactattgtaaatatttacatgcaCTAATTTTATCCTCCAAACAACTACAAGCAGGGAAGCATTTTAATTCCTATCTTACAGGCTTGGAGgagtgaagtaacttgcccaaggtcccagagCTAGTCAATACTGGAGCTGTGTGCAAAGCCAGATTCAAACAGTGAGGGGACACCTGAGTTGAAATTTTGACGTTTCTAAGCCATGAAGTCCAGTATGGAGTAAAGCATGAAGCCCAGTTCCTCTCTCTAAAGCAGCAATTGTCAACTCTATTGGGCCCAGTGAGCTCTCCTTAGAACAAACATTTTGTGCCATCCCTTTatcctaaaatgaaatttataggTAATATTACTCCCTACagataggattttttaaaaaaaatcaatgcaatgtTGCCATGGTaaatagaaaggagaaagaaaaggaaaataatttatttcaaaatgtaacagtttcaggggcacctgggtggctcagatggttaagtgtctgccttcagttcaggtcatgatctccaggtcctgggatcgagtcccatgtggggctccctgctcagtggggagtctgcttctccctctccctctgcctcgcccctgcttttgctctctctctctctcaaatgaacaaataaaatctttaaaaaaatatgtaacagcTTCAGTAGACCTAACAAAGTTCTCAGATTCAGACCTCTACGCAGAATCACTGAGACGTGACAGTTCCAAATCCAGACTGATGCAGGTTTGCCAGACTGGCAACTCATCCATCCTAATTGCATTGTGGctattaatgtgatttttttccaaacaaagCAAGGTCTGATCTCCTTTTGATATTCACAGTAGTTATATATCTGGAAAATTCAGTGTA
The sequence above is a segment of the Zalophus californianus isolate mZalCal1 chromosome 2, mZalCal1.pri.v2, whole genome shotgun sequence genome. Coding sequences within it:
- the SHISA3 gene encoding protein shisa-3 homolog; the protein is MGALLALWLLLGWLRWSPAGAQQSGEYCHGWVDVQGNYHEGFQCPEDFDTLDATICCGSCALRYCCAAADARLEQGSCTNDRGELEHPGITAQPVYVPFLIVGSIFIAFIILGSLVAIYCCTCLRPKEPSQQPIRFSLRSYQTETLPMILTSTSLRAPSRQSSTATSSSSTGGSIRRFSFARAEPGCLVPSPPPPYTTGHPIHLTQPSGFLVSPQYFAYPLQQEPPLPGKSCPDFSSS